The Simkaniaceae bacterium genome includes a region encoding these proteins:
- a CDS encoding glucosidase yields the protein MAKNTPEEVKRLNANRGDQVPIWHKWGPYVSERSWGTVREDYSQDGNAWKYFPHDIARSKAYRWGEDGIAGICDRYQVVALSFAFWNHKDPILKERLFGLTSQEGNHGEDVKEYYFYLDNTPTHSYMRYLYKYPQNPFPYDRLIKENASRNSNDPEFEVCETGVFNDGKYFDITIEYAKIDPDDLVIKVAIENHSEDAAVIDLLPQIVFRNVWSYGIGTHEYKMSADESDPDCKCIVLDDTEAESVQFITFDYSLGKHYFYGPDGGESLFTENETNREKLYGKKSPTHFVKDAFHRYIINQEKCVNEKKEGTKAALHYANIDIEGKGKKEFFFRFSNQPQDRPLEEAQMWIDRRKKEADAYYDYIAKEHHTEEEKRIFREALSSLLWSKQIYLFDVQRWLMGDDPMNPPPPGRKLLRNVHWRHLVSKRVMLMPDKWEYPWFAAWDLAFHCLSCALVDLDFAKEQLWLLLFDQFQHPNGQIPAYEWEFSDLNPPVQAWSAWNLYQMEYEKTGKKDISFLKKCFHKMMINFVWWVNKIDSAGNNIFEGGFLGLDNITVFDRSKGIPGGGKLEQSDGTGWMGFFCLKLMRIAIELSKHDSDYESLAVKFFEHFIYIAAALHKSGIRDVQIWDDLDGFFYDVICRPDGTHQKIGVRSLVGIIPIFAVDWIDQQELDDLKEFSVSINWFLTNRKDITKYCITSFDQDGKKGFLMSLMNVSQMKRVLKRAWDPDEFRSEYGLRSLSKYHDQNPIRLFDQVLQYEPGESRARVKGGNSNWRGPVWFPTTYLFIETLDRLYELLGEDFKVETPGGEPVDLKQMVDYFSRALLKLFQKREDGTRPIHGDNPIFKKDPSFSDQILFYEHFNGETGQGLGSSHQAGWTALIANIIHKWI from the coding sequence ATGGCAAAAAATACACCTGAGGAAGTGAAGCGGCTGAATGCAAATAGGGGAGATCAGGTTCCTATTTGGCACAAGTGGGGTCCTTATGTATCTGAGAGGTCTTGGGGGACTGTGCGCGAAGATTATAGCCAAGATGGAAATGCTTGGAAGTATTTTCCTCATGATATAGCGCGCTCTAAGGCCTATCGTTGGGGTGAGGATGGAATTGCCGGGATTTGCGATCGCTATCAGGTCGTTGCCCTATCGTTTGCTTTTTGGAATCACAAGGATCCCATTCTCAAGGAAAGGCTGTTCGGCCTTACTTCGCAGGAGGGCAATCACGGAGAAGATGTTAAAGAGTATTATTTTTATCTCGATAACACTCCGACACATTCTTATATGCGTTATCTATACAAGTATCCCCAAAATCCCTTTCCCTATGATCGGCTCATAAAAGAAAATGCGTCTCGAAATTCCAATGATCCTGAATTTGAGGTTTGCGAAACGGGGGTTTTTAATGACGGCAAATATTTTGATATCACCATTGAGTATGCCAAAATCGATCCGGATGATTTAGTGATTAAAGTGGCAATTGAAAATCATAGTGAAGATGCCGCTGTTATTGATTTGCTTCCACAGATCGTATTTCGCAATGTCTGGTCTTATGGCATTGGGACTCACGAATATAAGATGAGCGCTGATGAATCCGATCCCGATTGCAAGTGCATCGTATTAGATGATACCGAAGCGGAATCGGTCCAATTTATTACGTTTGATTATTCTTTAGGAAAGCACTATTTTTATGGGCCCGATGGTGGCGAGTCTTTATTTACCGAAAATGAAACGAACCGTGAAAAGCTGTATGGAAAAAAATCACCGACTCATTTTGTTAAGGATGCTTTTCATCGGTATATCATCAATCAAGAAAAGTGTGTGAATGAAAAAAAAGAGGGGACAAAAGCGGCGCTTCATTATGCAAATATTGACATCGAGGGAAAGGGTAAAAAAGAGTTTTTCTTCCGTTTTTCCAATCAACCCCAAGACCGGCCATTAGAAGAAGCGCAAATGTGGATCGATCGGCGCAAAAAAGAGGCTGACGCGTATTACGATTATATTGCAAAAGAGCATCATACCGAGGAAGAAAAACGCATTTTTAGAGAGGCTCTGAGCTCACTTTTATGGTCTAAGCAAATTTATCTCTTTGATGTGCAGAGATGGCTTATGGGCGATGATCCAATGAACCCTCCTCCTCCCGGACGAAAGCTGCTTCGCAATGTACACTGGAGGCATCTTGTTTCCAAACGGGTGATGCTCATGCCGGATAAATGGGAATACCCTTGGTTTGCGGCGTGGGATCTCGCTTTTCATTGTCTTTCTTGCGCTCTTGTTGACCTGGATTTTGCAAAAGAACAGCTGTGGCTTTTGCTCTTTGATCAATTTCAGCATCCTAATGGGCAAATTCCGGCTTATGAATGGGAATTTTCCGATTTAAACCCACCTGTTCAAGCTTGGTCGGCATGGAATCTTTATCAGATGGAGTATGAAAAAACGGGTAAAAAAGACATCTCATTTTTAAAAAAATGTTTTCACAAAATGATGATTAATTTCGTCTGGTGGGTAAACAAAATTGACTCGGCCGGTAATAACATTTTCGAGGGGGGCTTTTTAGGTCTCGATAACATTACGGTCTTTGATCGCAGTAAGGGCATACCGGGCGGGGGTAAACTCGAGCAGTCAGACGGAACGGGATGGATGGGTTTTTTCTGTCTTAAGCTCATGCGCATTGCCATTGAACTTTCTAAACATGACTCCGATTATGAATCCCTTGCTGTCAAGTTCTTTGAACACTTTATCTATATCGCTGCCGCCCTTCACAAGTCGGGAATAAGAGATGTGCAAATCTGGGATGATCTCGATGGCTTTTTCTATGATGTGATTTGTAGGCCTGATGGAACGCATCAAAAAATTGGGGTCCGCTCTCTTGTAGGGATTATTCCCATTTTTGCCGTAGATTGGATTGATCAACAAGAACTCGATGATCTCAAGGAATTTTCCGTGAGTATCAATTGGTTTTTAACCAATCGAAAGGATATCACAAAGTATTGCATTACCTCTTTTGATCAGGATGGAAAAAAGGGCTTTTTAATGTCCTTAATGAATGTCAGTCAAATGAAGCGGGTGCTTAAAAGAGCTTGGGATCCCGATGAATTTCGCTCAGAGTATGGTTTGAGATCCCTGTCTAAATATCATGATCAAAACCCGATTAGGCTCTTTGATCAAGTGCTTCAATATGAGCCGGGGGAGAGTAGAGCGCGTGTTAAAGGGGGGAATTCAAATTGGAGAGGGCCCGTCTGGTTTCCAACGACCTATCTCTTTATTGAAACGCTCGATCGATTGTATGAGCTCTTAGGCGAAGATTTTAAAGTAGAAACTCCGGGAGGAGAACCCGTTGATTTAAAGCAGATGGTTGACTATTTCAGTCGTGCATTGCTTAAGTTATTTCAAAAGAGGGAAGATGGGACACGCCCGATTCACGGCGATAACCCCATCTTCAAAAAGGATCCTTCTTTTAGCGATCAGATCCTATTTTATGAGCATTTCAACGGAGAAACCGGTCAGGGACTCGGTTCCTCTCATCAAGCGGGATGGACGGCCTTAATTGCCAATATCATTCACAAGTGGATTTGA
- a CDS encoding ankyrin repeat domain-containing protein, which yields MASFFRVEGKSSTPIPTETIPLAQHPSLVHHIPDLDAARAPSMRRRVERCWGPEDVSDTDFLRYCIENKQRILDLKKTTESEENKRDFLIAAEEGKTSVIKQMIDSGAVDVNDADKDGNTALIKAAANGHQEIVGMFLDKGADIEHPNAKGDTALMCAAKEGQLPVVDMLLSADAQSDHPNARGWTPLMGAIIGGHLNVIERLIDKGADVNRLTKDEYSTPLTIACDSRHSNRLTLLRMLLDKGADVNGEVYRLAGATSVLTAPSGNGDLEVVEMFLDAGANPNGRESSGYIPPLIAAAGNGRLDVVEKLLAKGADVNIKGRGMLGWTALIYAADGSHLPVMEMLIDKGADMDEEDHRKRTVLMNAAENGHLAMIEMLVAKGVDVNHKNRISKETALMYASERGHLPVVEVLLAAGAKDIREALEAAREYHQTEVALRLEEALSRASCLSSIGRLLCCS from the coding sequence ATGGCATCGTTTTTTCGCGTCGAAGGTAAAAGTTCAACTCCAATACCTACAGAAACTATTCCTTTAGCTCAACATCCTAGTCTAGTTCATCATATTCCGGATCTGGATGCTGCTCGTGCCCCTTCTATGCGTCGAAGGGTTGAAAGGTGTTGGGGACCTGAAGATGTGAGCGATACTGATTTTTTGCGTTATTGTATTGAAAATAAGCAGAGGATTTTAGATTTAAAAAAAACCACTGAATCAGAAGAAAACAAGAGAGATTTCTTAATAGCAGCTGAGGAGGGTAAGACTTCGGTTATAAAACAAATGATCGACAGTGGAGCAGTTGATGTTAATGATGCAGATAAGGACGGGAACACGGCCTTAATCAAAGCAGCAGCGAATGGTCATCAAGAAATTGTAGGGATGTTTCTAGACAAAGGGGCTGACATAGAACACCCAAATGCGAAAGGCGATACGGCTTTAATGTGTGCAGCTAAGGAAGGCCAATTACCGGTAGTTGACATGCTATTAAGTGCTGACGCTCAGAGTGATCATCCAAATGCTCGCGGTTGGACCCCTTTAATGGGGGCAATTATAGGGGGGCATCTAAACGTCATCGAAAGACTCATAGATAAGGGGGCTGATGTAAATCGTTTAACTAAGGATGAATATAGTACACCCTTGACAATAGCATGTGATTCACGTCATTCAAATCGTCTAACGCTACTCAGAATGCTTTTAGATAAAGGCGCTGATGTGAATGGCGAGGTCTACCGTTTAGCGGGGGCAACATCGGTCTTAACAGCGCCATCTGGGAATGGTGATCTTGAGGTAGTTGAAATGTTCTTAGATGCAGGTGCTAATCCGAATGGCCGCGAATCGAGTGGTTATATTCCCCCCTTAATAGCCGCAGCTGGGAATGGTCGTCTAGACGTAGTTGAAAAGCTTCTAGCTAAAGGCGCTGATGTGAATATCAAGGGGAGGGGTATGTTGGGATGGACGGCCTTAATATATGCGGCCGATGGAAGTCATCTACCGGTGATGGAAATGCTCATAGATAAAGGCGCTGATATGGATGAAGAGGATCATCGGAAAAGGACTGTACTAATGAATGCGGCTGAAAACGGTCATCTAGCTATGATTGAAATGCTCGTAGCTAAAGGCGTTGATGTGAATCATAAGAACAGGATTTCGAAAGAAACGGCCTTAATGTATGCATCTGAGAGAGGTCATCTACCGGTAGTTGAAGTGCTTCTGGCTGCGGGCGCTAAGGACATTCGGGAAGCCTTAGAGGCTGCACGTGAATACCATCAGACGGAAGTGGCGCTTAGGCTTGAGGAGGCGCTATCAAGGGCTTCTTGTTTGTCATCTATTGGGAGGTTGTTGTGTTGTTCCTAG
- a CDS encoding ATP-binding protein: MIHRKIYDEIVSRLKEPRQFIQVLLGPRQVGKTTMSLQIQEHLQIPIHYNSADIATLEDLSWIETQWQIARDLVKNKGSALLIVDEIQKIPRWSSLIKKLWDEDSKTKLNLKVIILGSSPWLMQKGLSESLAGRFEILPVTHWSFQEMQAAFSWDIDTFIFYGGYPGPASLIQNNQYSRWENYINDSLIETTISRDILLMTQVNKPILLRRLFQLGCIYSSQILSFQKMLGQLDDAGNTTTLAHYLELLSGAGLLTGISKFTSQKVRSKGSSPKLQVLNTALMSAQSGKTLKEAKEDKEYWGRLVESAVGAYLLNQIRGTQIELFYWREKNQEVDFILKKGKKIIALEVKSSLKKEALSGMNTFIGMYEPFKALVIGNHGIPIQDFLCTPIDSLF; this comes from the coding sequence ATGATCCACAGAAAAATTTATGACGAAATCGTTTCAAGGCTTAAAGAACCCAGGCAATTTATTCAAGTTCTTCTGGGGCCTAGGCAGGTAGGAAAAACGACGATGTCTCTGCAAATACAAGAGCATCTTCAAATACCCATTCATTATAATTCTGCTGATATCGCTACTTTAGAAGACCTCTCTTGGATAGAAACACAATGGCAAATCGCCAGAGATTTAGTGAAAAACAAGGGGTCTGCTCTTCTTATAGTCGATGAAATACAAAAAATCCCCCGTTGGTCATCATTGATTAAAAAGCTGTGGGATGAAGATAGTAAGACCAAATTAAATCTAAAAGTCATTATTCTTGGTTCTTCTCCATGGTTAATGCAAAAAGGATTGTCAGAAAGTTTAGCCGGTCGATTTGAAATTCTTCCGGTCACCCATTGGTCTTTTCAGGAAATGCAAGCTGCTTTTTCTTGGGATATAGACACATTTATTTTTTATGGGGGTTATCCGGGGCCTGCCTCATTGATTCAAAACAATCAATATTCACGTTGGGAAAATTACATTAATGATTCTCTTATTGAAACAACGATTTCTAGAGACATTCTTCTTATGACCCAAGTAAATAAACCTATTTTACTTCGAAGACTTTTTCAACTTGGATGCATTTATTCTTCTCAAATCCTATCCTTTCAAAAAATGCTCGGTCAATTAGATGATGCCGGAAATACGACAACATTAGCTCATTATTTAGAACTCTTATCCGGAGCAGGGCTATTAACCGGAATTTCAAAATTTACTAGTCAAAAAGTTAGAAGTAAGGGATCAAGTCCCAAACTACAAGTGTTGAATACGGCTTTGATGAGTGCACAGTCAGGAAAAACACTAAAAGAAGCAAAAGAGGATAAGGAATATTGGGGGCGATTGGTTGAGTCTGCAGTTGGAGCTTACTTACTCAATCAGATAAGAGGAACTCAAATAGAGTTGTTTTATTGGCGAGAAAAAAATCAGGAAGTAGATTTTATTCTTAAAAAAGGAAAAAAAATAATCGCTTTAGAAGTCAAAAGCTCTTTAAAAAAAGAAGCCCTATCAGGAATGAATACTTTCATAGGGATGTATGAGCCATTTAAAGCCCTGGTTATTGGAAATCATGGGATTCCCATCCAAGATTTCTTGTGCACTCCTATCGATTCGTTATTTTAG
- a CDS encoding ankyrin repeat domain-containing protein translates to MASSFRVEGKSSSPTATENILPARHPSLVHHIPDLDAARASSMRRRVERCWGPEDVSDTDAGPDPAYVKAAAVSNPDSTVSRASKYTQKRFKLTKESNGSSYLRYCLEHRQQILALKKATVSRAPKHTQERFELAKESNGSSYLRYCVENKQQILAFKKAAEPEEKKREFLIAAERGHLPVVKKLIAEKIDLEHSGEGGFTALIMASERGHLPVVELLINKGANNIQEALKVST, encoded by the coding sequence ATGGCATCGTCTTTTCGCGTCGAAGGTAAAAGTTCAAGTCCAACAGCCACAGAAAATATTCTTCCGGCTCGACATCCTAGTCTAGTTCATCATATTCCGGATCTGGATGCTGCTCGTGCTTCTTCTATGCGTCGAAGGGTTGAAAGGTGTTGGGGACCTGAAGATGTGAGCGATACTGATGCGGGCCCGGATCCGGCTTATGTAAAAGCTGCGGCGGTTTCTAATCCAGATTCAACTGTAAGCCGCGCGTCAAAGTATACTCAGAAAAGATTTAAACTCACCAAGGAGTCCAATGGCTCAAGTTATTTGCGTTATTGTCTTGAACATAGACAGCAGATTCTAGCTTTAAAAAAAGCTACTGTAAGCCGCGCGCCAAAGCATACTCAGGAAAGATTTGAACTCGCCAAGGAGTCCAATGGCTCAAGTTATTTGCGTTATTGTGTTGAAAATAAACAGCAGATTTTAGCTTTTAAAAAAGCTGCTGAACCAGAAGAAAAAAAGAGAGAGTTCTTAATAGCTGCTGAGAGAGGTCATCTACCGGTAGTCAAAAAACTCATAGCTGAAAAGATTGATCTAGAGCACTCAGGAGAAGGGGGCTTCACAGCCTTAATAATGGCATCGGAGAGAGGTCATCTACCGGTAGTTGAGCTGCTTATAAACAAGGGCGCTAACAACATTCAGGAAGCCTTAAAGGTTAGCACGTGA
- a CDS encoding ankyrin repeat domain-containing protein, with the protein MHPVNSLSNSRNLPESSASESSYLQKISQCATGSLSAAYSSLESMATGISHFSFNAHVINPMMEGLGFIAQKVRSLGLSSLLFLGVYHLDDLIIKAADRNDLNEVQFLLSHGRVTSEPVKTALVEKCERILSADGSEYRDAKDIGYTDLEYASAKGCLPVVKMLIAAGADVDRADEDGNTVLMKASLNGRLDIVKALVAAGACVDCADKNGVTALMKASLNGCLDVVKVLVAADAGVDCTDKNGETALMKASCNGYLEVVKALVEAGADVDCTDKDGNTALNKARTYDHLGVFKELIVAGADIGPHAHDPRFIRKLIRLGAIDWASTAIERCLIRAAHENNIDIVRNLIGAGLSFAREDSRQALMGDRALIRASGNGHLEVVEELLGAGADVGYADEIGSTALQVAILIRRADIIELLRRAGAER; encoded by the coding sequence ATGCATCCGGTCAATAGTCTTTCAAATAGCAGAAATTTACCTGAAAGTTCAGCAAGTGAAAGTTCTTACTTACAGAAGATTTCTCAATGTGCGACGGGGAGCTTATCTGCTGCTTATTCATCCTTAGAATCAATGGCTACCGGTATTTCCCATTTCTCATTCAATGCGCACGTCATTAATCCCATGATGGAGGGCTTGGGCTTTATTGCTCAAAAAGTAAGAAGTTTAGGGTTAAGCAGCTTATTGTTTTTAGGTGTGTATCATTTAGATGATTTAATAATAAAAGCGGCAGATCGCAATGATCTAAATGAAGTTCAGTTTTTATTGTCCCATGGCCGTGTGACTTCCGAGCCGGTTAAGACAGCACTAGTGGAGAAGTGTGAAAGGATTCTGTCTGCAGATGGTTCTGAGTATCGTGATGCGAAAGATATAGGCTATACGGACTTAGAATATGCATCTGCTAAAGGCTGTCTACCGGTAGTCAAAATGCTTATAGCTGCCGGGGCTGATGTAGATCGCGCAGATGAGGATGGCAACACCGTTTTAATGAAGGCATCTCTTAATGGTCGTCTAGATATAGTCAAAGCGCTTGTAGCTGCAGGAGCTTGTGTAGATTGTGCAGATAAGAATGGCGTTACGGCCTTAATGAAGGCATCTCTTAACGGTTGTCTAGACGTAGTCAAAGTACTTGTAGCTGCAGATGCTGGTGTAGATTGCACAGATAAGAATGGCGAAACCGCCTTAATGAAGGCATCTTGCAATGGTTATTTAGAAGTAGTCAAAGCGCTTGTAGAAGCAGGGGCTGATGTAGATTGCACGGATAAAGATGGCAACACAGCCTTAAATAAAGCGCGGACCTATGATCATTTAGGAGTGTTCAAAGAACTTATAGTTGCAGGAGCCGATATTGGGCCTCATGCGCATGACCCGAGATTTATAAGGAAGCTTATAAGATTAGGAGCTATAGATTGGGCAAGTACCGCCATTGAAAGATGTTTAATAAGGGCAGCTCATGAAAATAACATAGACATCGTAAGAAATCTTATAGGAGCAGGATTGTCTTTTGCTCGGGAAGACTCTAGACAGGCATTGATGGGTGATAGAGCCTTAATAAGAGCATCCGGGAATGGTCATTTAGAAGTAGTCGAAGAGCTTTTAGGTGCAGGTGCTGATGTTGGGTACGCAGATGAGATAGGCAGCACTGCCTTACAGGTGGCGATCTTAATAAGGCGTGCAGACATTATAGAATTGCTTAGGAGAGCAGGAGCTGAAAGGTAG
- a CDS encoding ankyrin repeat domain-containing protein, translating into MHPVSNRSDIRSLPESSASESSYLQKISRCAKGSLSAAYSSLEAGVAGISHFSFNAHVINPMMEGLGFIAQKVRSLGLSSLLFLGVYRLDDLIIKAADRNDLNEVQFLLSHGHATSEPVKTALVGMCERILSADGSEYRDAKAIGYTDLEYATSKGHLPIVKMLIAVGADAGHYEDKTALVSALVSALDLGHREIADTLRAAGADVGRDGESALACAAKKGHLPTVEGLIAAGVDVDRDGGSALACASAYGHLSVVERLIADGADVSRDGGSALRYASSRGHLLIVERLIAAGADVNFAIDGLGWPSYGETPLESAAIEGHTEIVEKLKAAGANIGLEDASGRTALLRAVEAGRLEVAEMLVAAGADVNHIGRDGDTALTIASRNGNFDVVRALIEAGVDVNQANAGGNTALMIASSNGNLEVVRELITAIGRDEEGVTPLMRASELGHTEVVGAIIAAGGADVDCADAYGITALMRAALKGPAEIVEMLVGARADVNRADNSGSTALRMALLKGHTDIVAMLRRAEAEEEISGCVCS; encoded by the coding sequence ATGCATCCGGTCAGTAATCGTTCAGATATCAGAAGTTTACCTGAAAGTTCAGCAAGTGAAAGTTCTTACTTACAGAAGATTTCTCGATGTGCGAAGGGGAGCTTATCTGCTGCTTATTCATCCTTAGAAGCGGGAGTTGCCGGTATTTCCCATTTCTCATTCAATGCGCACGTCATTAATCCCATGATGGAGGGCTTGGGCTTTATTGCTCAAAAAGTAAGAAGTTTAGGGTTAAGCAGCTTATTGTTTTTAGGTGTGTATCGTTTAGATGATTTAATAATAAAGGCGGCAGATCGCAATGATCTAAATGAAGTTCAGTTTTTATTGTCCCATGGTCATGCGACTTCCGAGCCGGTTAAGACTGCACTAGTGGGGATGTGTGAAAGGATTCTGTCTGCAGATGGTTCTGAGTATCGTGATGCGAAAGCTATAGGCTATACGGACTTAGAATATGCGACTTCTAAGGGTCATTTACCGATAGTCAAAATGCTTATAGCAGTTGGGGCTGATGCGGGTCATTATGAGGATAAAACGGCTTTAGTATCGGCTTTAGTGTCGGCTTTAGACCTAGGCCATAGGGAAATAGCAGATACGCTTAGGGCAGCTGGGGCTGATGTGGGTCGTGATGGTGAATCGGCCTTAGCGTGTGCAGCTAAGAAAGGCCATCTACCGACAGTTGAAGGGCTCATAGCGGCTGGGGTTGATGTGGATCGTGATGGTGGATCGGCTTTAGCGTGTGCATCTGCGTATGGTCATCTATCGGTAGTCGAAAGGCTCATAGCGGATGGGGCTGATGTGAGTCGTGATGGTGGATCAGCCTTAAGGTATGCATCTTCTAGAGGCCATCTATTGATAGTCGAAAGGCTCATAGCGGCTGGGGCTGATGTGAATTTTGCAATCGATGGTCTCGGCTGGCCCTCCTATGGTGAAACGCCTCTAGAGAGCGCAGCTATAGAGGGTCATACAGAAATCGTAGAAAAGCTTAAAGCAGCGGGAGCCAATATAGGTCTTGAGGATGCCAGTGGCAGGACAGCATTGTTGAGGGCTGTGGAGGCAGGTCGTCTAGAAGTAGCCGAAATGCTTGTAGCAGCTGGGGCTGATGTAAATCACATAGGTAGGGATGGCGATACAGCCTTAACGATTGCATCTCGTAATGGTAATTTCGATGTAGTTAGAGCTCTTATAGAAGCAGGGGTCGATGTAAATCAGGCAAATGCGGGCGGCAACACGGCCTTAATGATTGCATCTAGTAATGGTAATTTAGAAGTAGTCAGAGAACTTATTACGGCTATAGGTCGTGATGAAGAGGGCGTCACACCCTTAATGCGTGCTTCAGAGTTGGGGCATACGGAAGTCGTTGGGGCTATTATAGCAGCTGGTGGGGCTGATGTGGATTGTGCAGATGCCTATGGAATTACGGCCTTAATGAGGGCAGCTTTAAAAGGTCCTGCGGAAATAGTGGAGATGCTTGTAGGAGCAAGAGCTGATGTGAATCGCGCAGATAATAGTGGCAGCACTGCCCTAAGGATGGCGTTGTTAAAGGGGCATACGGACATTGTAGCAATGCTTAGGAGAGCAGAAGCTGAAGAAGAGATCTCAGGTTGTGTCTGTTCTTAA